The stretch of DNA CGGATTCCAGAGTTTCTTTTTTCCCAATGCCAAAAATGGCAAAACAGCCATCCTACGCATCCGTGGGTGATTCAACTTTGCCAAAAAAGTAATCCGGCACATCTTCCCGTATTGAAAGGAGACAAACTTGCAGATACGCCACTGCCTATGCTGTCAGGGGATACCCTGGCTTTGTATCAAGTATTAGGTAAACGACTCACCCTATTAGACCTTTGGGCTTCCTGGTGCGCTCCTTGCCGTCGCGAAAACAAAGATTTTTTGGTGCCATTATGGGAAAATTACCATGAAAAAGGATTTGAAATTATTGGATATGCCTTAGATGCTAGTGAAAAAACATGGAAAAGAGCGATAGAAGCGGATGGGGCCTTCCGTTGGTTGCATGCCTCCCATTTGCAAGGAGATGACGCCCCTTTGCTGGAAGTCTTGCGAATACAGACGATCCCTGCTAATTTTTTGCTGGATGCAGAGGGAACCGTAATAGCAAAAAATTTACACGGGGAAGATTTGGTTAAGTTTGTAGAGAAATATTTAGAGGAATAAAATAGTATAGATGAAGGTATCTAAGTGTTTGACGCCGTCGCAGTATTTAAAGAAAGTGGGAAAACATGCCAGTCATTAGCATCATCCAAGTACTCATTATTTCTCAAAGCCTGTTATTTGGCATTGCCTTGTTAATGCTTAAAAGCGATCGGCGGTTTAGCAATCGGCTTTTGGCCTACTTTTTAGTCTTACTAGCGCTGCAAATGATCTTGCACCTCCTGGAAGACCGAGGGCTGCTCCCCAAATCACTTTGGAGCCTAAGGGGCATCGTCTTTGCCTATGGCCCACTCCTTTATCTTTATGTATACTCCATTGCTCGGAGGGCAAAGCACTTTAAAAAATGGGATTTTTTACATTTCCTTCCAGCCCTAATCATTATCATCTGTTCCTATCTTTTCGCTGGATTCGAAAAATCAATGGGTTGGCTCCTCTACCTTAGCATGGGTATCTATGTGACACACTCCTATCTTGAGTTGTATTGGTTTAAAAAGCAGATTGCTCCGCTATATCCTCAAGAAAAGATCAATCTCAACTGGCTAAAACTAGCCATTGGTATTTTCAGCATCATTATTTTTTTCGATCTGATTTCTTTTAGTATCAATTTTTGGTTTCCAGGATCGATGGCTGATAATTGGTCAGACTACGTGGTATTAGGCTTCGTGCTGCTTTTTGTCAATATCATGGTGTTCAAAAGTCTGTTGCAGCCAAGGGTACTAGCAGATATCTCGGAGGATAAATTAAGAACGATTGAAAGCGACAAAATAACCCGTACCCAAATCTTTCAGGCACACCATGATACTATCCAAACCTTAGAAGCGCTGATGACGCAGCAACAGCCTTATCTTCAACCTAATCTAAGTATTCAAGACCTCGCCCTTTCCATGGAGATTAGTCCACGCCTATTGTCTGAAATCATTAATCACTACTATCACCAGAATTTTGCGGAGTTCATCAATTCCTATCGCCTGGCCGCAGCCGAAAAAAGATTCCAGCAACCCAAGGATGAAAAAGAAACGGTCTTGGAGGTGATGTATGAGGTGGGCTTTAACTCAAAGTCTTCCTTTAATACCCTCTTCAAAAAAAGAACCGGCCTCACCCCCACCGAATACAAGCAAAAATATGCCACAAAATGAACCGATTACGAGGTTCGAATTCAGCCTACACCATTTAGAACCAATCTTCAAGCTTTAAAACCGTTCGGAAACGCGATTTTGAACGATGCTTTCCCCTCCTAAGCTGATCTTGCTGAAAAAAATTAAAACCATGAAAATGATCAACTATTTATTTGGGGTTGCTTTTTTGTTGAGCAATACAAGTTTGATGCAGGCCCAGGAGAAATGGTCCCTCAGCGGTCAATTTACCGGAGAGAAAACCTTCCCTAAGCAGTTGTATGTGGCTGCTTTTTCCTTTCCGGAAGAAACGTATCAAGTCATAGATTCTATCCCGGTCAAAGCCAGTGGCCAGTTTAGCTGGGAAGGAGACTTGGAAGCCGCCAATTTATTTCAGCTCCAGTTTGGTGACACGGATGTACGATTAGCGGTGGATCAAGCAGAGGCCATTAGGCTACAATTTACGCCCAATGAAGCGGGTTGGAAAGCGAAAGTGGAAGGTTCTGCAGGTACCAACCTGATGTACCAATTTCCGGAAAAGCTGAATGACTTGCAGGCACATTATTTTGGTGACCTAAAAACCCAATTGGATAAAGCCCTGGCGGAAAAGGATGAAGCCACCATCGAAGCCATTCAGCAAAAAGTAGGCGAATTATTTCCGCTTTTTGTGGCAGACTTAAAAGCGGCAGTAGACCACCTGGGTTCCTCCGTTGCCGTTTTTGCTGCCATGGATTATGTAGATGGCAATAAAGGGCTAGACATCATCGAGGCGGCCACGGCCAAAATGCAGGCGGAACAGCCTCAACTCGCCGTCACCCAGGCCATGGTAGAGCGCCTGGCGCGCATCAAAGGTATTCCGATAGGATCCCTCGCGCCTGCCATCACTGGCACCACCATCACTGGTCAAAACATTAGCCTTTCCGACTACAAGGGGAACTATGTCTACATTGATTTCTGGGCTTCCTGGTGCCTCGCCTGTCGCGCTGAAAACCCTGAGCTTGTAAAGCTCTACAAAAAATACCAATCCCAGTCTTTTGATATGCTCGGCGTTGCGATCCAGGATAAACAAGAGAACTGGATGAAGGCAATTGAAAAGGACGGCTTGCTTTGGCCTCAAATTAGTGATGTAGATCAGCGGATAGCCGAGACTTATCAGGTCATGTCTCTTCCCCAAAACATTCTCCTCGATCCTGCTGGTAAAATTATAGCCAGAAATTTAAAGGCGAAGGAGCTGGGCGACAGATTGGCTGAGCTTTTGGGTAAAGACAATTAGAGCATGTTTGGAGGTCGCTTTTGGAGGCAAAAAGTGTCAATTTTTCGTTGAGACGAGGCTATTTTTGAAGTTCATACCCTTCGGTACGGACAAAAAAAGCAACGAAGTATCAGCGAAAAAGGGATAGTTTTAGACCCAAAGGGTGACCTCCAAACATGCTCTTAGGTGTAGTCAGCCTTCAGAAGTTTACCTTAGCAGCTTCCCTGGCAAAACTTCTGAAGGCTGCCCTAAAGAATTACGCTTCAAATATTGATGGAGTCACTTGTCCTTTGTATTTTACCGATTCATGGATCAAATAGACTTACAAAAGACCACAGAACTCATTGCTCGGGATTTCGAGATAGAAGGAAACCCTGAAGGCATCACCGAAGAGCAGCTATTCGAAATACTTTCGGAGCAGATTGCCTACCTCATTGAGCATCGACTAGAATTCTTGCTCAGCCTGATGTATCGACTGGATGTTGATGAACGGAAAGTCGAAGCCGCCCTTTCTCCTAGGGCACCAGAATTGGCTCATAATGGACTTGCTCGGCTGGTCCTGGACCGCCAAAAGCAGCGCGTTTTTACCAAACGGGCTTATAAACCACCGAAGTTGGAAGATGATGAATGGTAAAATGGCCGATGGCCGATGGTTGTAGACCATGGACCATCTAAGACCAAAGCACTGCTATGCTTTATGAAAGAACACACTCTTGTCGCCGGGACTAAAAGGTTTGTTTCTATTCACAAAATCGTGGAGTAAGACCAACTCATCCAGCTCCAGGTATTTAATCAGAATAGTTTGTGGCTTTGTAGCATGCTCAGCTTTGAGCTCAATTTGCTTGCCATTCGGACTGATATGCCAAGTACCTTCTTCCTCAAGGTGCGTTTCCGCATCTCCATAATTGATAAGATAAGTGCCATCTGGCTTAAAGGTGTATCGAAGGTAGGCACCCTCTAAACGGGTATTTTCCTTACCTTTTTTTAAGGCAAATGGGTACACAGAACTTTCCCAGGTGCCAACCATTGCAGCTTTGATGTTTTGCTGAATAGAAGTTGCTGCTTCATCTCCTACTTTGCCGCTATCACGACTGGTAAGGAATATGGTTTCCTCGGGTGAACAGCAATCGAAAATGGTGGAATGGCTAATAGCGGGAAGGGCTAACGCTAATAAAAATAGTAACGTGATTAAGGATTTCATGATTTCTTTTTTAACAGTCAGGTGGATAATGGGTTTCGAGTCTGGTTTGAATCCTTCCTTACTAGTTTCATTAGTATAGACCACTTTCAAAACAAAAAAGTCGCACTACATTGCCCTTATTTAGATAACTTTAACGTTTGAACTGATAAATGCCTTGTTTTTATAGGTTGGCTAACCAATGTTTGCCTAAATAATCTCAATTGTATGCTCGTCAAAACCAGAGGCATCGTTTTCAAAGCAATCAAGTACTCAGAGACGAGTCTGATTGTCGATATCTATACCGAAGAGAAAGGTCTGCGGAAATATATCATTAGTGGGGTTCGTTCAAAAAGAGGACAAGGCAAGGCCAGTCTGCTACAGGTAATGTCCATGGTAGAACTGGTCGTTTATGAAAGAGAAGATCGCGATTTAAACCGCATCAAGGAGATTAAGGCAGCTTATGTCTTCCAGTCCATCCCCTTCGAACTGAAAAAAGGCGCAATTGGCCTATTCCTGGCAGAGATAGCCCGAAAGACGATCAAAGAAGCTACCCCCAACCCAGAATTGTTTGTTTTCCTCTGGGATACTTTTCTATGGTTGGATCAAACGTTGGAAAGTGTCATCAATGTACACCTCCAATTCTTGATTGAATTGAGTTCCTTTCTCGGGTTTATTCCAGGTGGCGAATTTAGTGAAGAGACACCTTTATTTGATCTTCAGGAAGGCCTTTTTGCAGCCAATATACCTGCTCATCACCATTACCTAGATGAATCTTACAGCCAATTGGTCCATCAGCTGCTGGAATCAAACCTGGCGACCTGCCATACCATCCCCATGACCCGCGCCCAGCGCCAAAACTTGATCCGACACCTCCTCGATTATTATCGTTGGCATATTGAGCATTTTCCTGATATTCACTCGCATCAGATTTTACAAGAGGTTTTGGGAGGAGGGCGTTGACAAGTTTAATGAAAATCAAAATGGCAATGGCAATCAAAATGGGGGTACTAGAGAAGTACAACCCAGCCCATTTTGATTTTGATTCACATTTTGATTTTGATTCACATTTTGATTAATATTGTTTTTAAAATCGATTAATATGCAGAATGGTGATTTTTTCCAGCGATTTCGGAAAAATAGTGTGCTTACCCCTAAGGTTACAAAATCACCTAAAGTATTCTTCCAAATCATGGAAGATGATTATGGGGCATATGTTAAACCAGTGGATGATAAAGGAGGAGCGTTGGAAGTCAGTTACCTGAATTATAGTGGAGCAGAACGGAATGTCCTTCGTTCATTAAGCCAGATACAGGAAAAAAACAACTTCGTCATTGATTGGGAAAAACCGAATGGGCATGTTT from Saprospiraceae bacterium encodes:
- a CDS encoding helix-turn-helix domain-containing protein; translation: MPVISIIQVLIISQSLLFGIALLMLKSDRRFSNRLLAYFLVLLALQMILHLLEDRGLLPKSLWSLRGIVFAYGPLLYLYVYSIARRAKHFKKWDFLHFLPALIIIICSYLFAGFEKSMGWLLYLSMGIYVTHSYLELYWFKKQIAPLYPQEKINLNWLKLAIGIFSIIIFFDLISFSINFWFPGSMADNWSDYVVLGFVLLFVNIMVFKSLLQPRVLADISEDKLRTIESDKITRTQIFQAHHDTIQTLEALMTQQQPYLQPNLSIQDLALSMEISPRLLSEIINHYYHQNFAEFINSYRLAAAEKRFQQPKDEKETVLEVMYEVGFNSKSSFNTLFKKRTGLTPTEYKQKYATK
- a CDS encoding TlpA disulfide reductase family protein — translated: MKMINYLFGVAFLLSNTSLMQAQEKWSLSGQFTGEKTFPKQLYVAAFSFPEETYQVIDSIPVKASGQFSWEGDLEAANLFQLQFGDTDVRLAVDQAEAIRLQFTPNEAGWKAKVEGSAGTNLMYQFPEKLNDLQAHYFGDLKTQLDKALAEKDEATIEAIQQKVGELFPLFVADLKAAVDHLGSSVAVFAAMDYVDGNKGLDIIEAATAKMQAEQPQLAVTQAMVERLARIKGIPIGSLAPAITGTTITGQNISLSDYKGNYVYIDFWASWCLACRAENPELVKLYKKYQSQSFDMLGVAIQDKQENWMKAIEKDGLLWPQISDVDQRIAETYQVMSLPQNILLDPAGKIIARNLKAKELGDRLAELLGKDN
- the recO gene encoding DNA repair protein RecO; its protein translation is MLVKTRGIVFKAIKYSETSLIVDIYTEEKGLRKYIISGVRSKRGQGKASLLQVMSMVELVVYEREDRDLNRIKEIKAAYVFQSIPFELKKGAIGLFLAEIARKTIKEATPNPELFVFLWDTFLWLDQTLESVINVHLQFLIELSSFLGFIPGGEFSEETPLFDLQEGLFAANIPAHHHYLDESYSQLVHQLLESNLATCHTIPMTRAQRQNLIRHLLDYYRWHIEHFPDIHSHQILQEVLGGGR